The sequence CGGGCTCCGGCGCGACGGGACGAGCAGCAGCAGCCGTGCAGTTCACGGGGAGATCTGCAGCCGAAGCGGTTCCGGCACCACGCCGACGACCGGTGCACCCGGCGCGGCGACGGCCCCCACCGGCCGGAAGGGAACGCCCTGCGGCTGCCAGGAGCCTCTTCAACGGCTCAAGGCGCACGGCGTACCTGCCGAGCCCTACTGCAAGGCGTTGGAAGGACGCTGACCGCGGGACGGAGTGGTGACCGATGCGCCGACACGGGTGGCGTCGCAGTGATGAGTTTGCGCGTTCCCGCAGGTCCGGCCATCTCCGACCGAGCCAACCAATCACCGGGAGTAGGGCATGGGCCTCATCCACATCGAGCTGTTCGCAACCCTCGACCTCGTCGGGCAGGCGCCCGGCGGCCCCGACGAGGACCCGGTGGGGTTCCCGTTCGGCGGCTGGCAGGCACCCCTGCTGGACGAGGCCGCCGGGGCGCAGGTCGGTGCCGCGTACGAGGGCACGGACGCCCTCCTGCTCGGCCGGCGGACGTATGACATCTTCGCCGCCTACTGGCCGCACCAGGAGGGCGGCGAGGACGATCAGATCGCCACGCTCTTCAACAGCGTCCCGAAGTACGTGGCCTCCCGTGGCAGGCCCGACCTCTCGTGGGCCGGATCCGTGCAGCTCGGCCCGGACCTGGCCGGCGCGGTGCGCGAGGTCCGTGACCGGCACGAGCACGTGAAGGTCGTCGGGAGCCTGAACCTGGTGCAGACCCTCCTGCGCGAGAAGCTCTTCGACCGTCTCGATCTCTGGGTGCACCCGATCGTGCTCGGCGTCGGAAAGAAGGTGTTCGACGGTGGCGCGGTCCCCACGAACGTCACACTCCTCGAACCGCCGGTAGCCAGTCCGAGGGGCATCGTGTACCTGCGCTACGGGCTCGCCGACGGCACCCCCCGAACGGGGGACATGAGCGCACCCGATCGCGGTGCTGGGCGCAACGGCTGAAGCCACCCCCGCGCCAGATGGGGTCCGCGTCGTCGGCGGTGAATCCGCCAGGTCGTGCTTCCCTCGCCATCACCTCGGCGGCGGAGCCGCCCGCCTCCGGGGCCTCGCGGACCCCCTGCGGCGGGAGTCGGCACTGCCTCGGGGCGGCGATCCGGCCGACACGGCACACGCCCCGGCGACGGCACCCCCGGTCCCGCGGGCAGGCGCAGGGGTGGAGCGGGGCCGCAAGATGGAACCGACGGGCGGCCCCGACGGTTGACACCGGGCCGCCGGAGGGACCTGCGAGAGGAGGAGCGATGACTTCGAAGGAGTCTCCGGCCGAGAGGCTCTCGGCGGAGGCCGACGCGCGCACCGAGCTGTTGAAGGCGATCAGTGCGGAGACCCGGGCGCTGGGCCGCTACAGCGGGCAGCACCACCGCGCCCTGGTGGAGCTGGCCCACGCGTACGCGCTCGTGACCGGCGGCGTGGGATCCTCTGCCACCTCCAGCCCGGAGCAGCGGCTCTAGCCGGAGGCGGCGCGATGGCGTTCGACCCGCTGCAGGGCCCCGGCGATCCGGGAGACGAGCAGCAGCTGCTGAGCTCGGCGTTCACGGGGCTCGCGGCCGGGCTGCTCCTGATCGATGCCGGTGGACGGATCCTGGCCGCCAACCCGCGGGCCGAGGCCCTGCTGGGCCGCCCGGCGGCGGCCATGGTGGGTGCCGACGCCCACGACCTGCTGCACCGGGGCCCCACCGGTGCCCGGGTTCCGCGTTCGCAGTGTCTGCTGCTGGCGGTCTCCGAGCAGGCCAGGCCCGCGTGGGGTGAGACCGATGCCTTCCTGACCGGCGACGGCAGGGCGCTTCCGGTGCGCTGGTCGGCGGCGCCCGTCGTGCACGGGGGTCGGACGGTGGGCCTCGCCGTGCTGTTCGCCGATATCGCGGGAAGCAGTGCGCCCGACGGACGGGAGGCCGCCCGGATCGACCTGCTGGAGGACCTGACCGAGCGGCTGACCCTGGTGAGCGCCATCACCGAGGTGCTCTCCGAGACCCTGGACGTCGAGGAGGCGGTGGACCTGCTCGGCCCGCTCCTCGTCCCCCGGCTCGCCGACTGGGTGGCCGTGGACCTGCGGACCGCCGAGGGCGAGGTGCGCCGGGTGGCCGTCCTCGGCCCGGAGGGGCGGTCCTCCGCCCTGGAGGCGTGGCGGGGCCCCTTGCCGTCCCCGACGGCGCTCTCGCGCTCGGCACTGGTGCGGGTGCTGCACGGTGCGGAGCCCGTGGTGCTCGGCACGCGCGAGATGGCCGAACCGCCGGACGCCCCGCTCGCCGCCGTCCAGGTGGGGTTCCTCCGCGCGCTGGGCGCGACATCGGCCGCGGTCGTCCCGCTGACCAGCGCCCGCGAGATCACCGGAGCCGTCACCGCCGTGCGCACCGGACCGGGCCATCCCTTCAACGAGCAGGAGCTGGCCCTGCTCGCCGACATCGGCCACCGGGCGGGCGTGGCGATCGACAACGCCCGTCTGTTCGGCGAGCAGCGCGACATCGCCACCGCCATGCAGCACCATCTGCTCACCGAGCTGCCGCACAGCCCGGACCTGCAGCTGGCCGCCAGGTACCAGCCCGCGCCGGCCGGCTCGCGGGTCGGCGGCGACTGGTACGACGCCTTTCCGCTCAGGGACGGCGCCACCGCGCTGGTGATCGGCGACGTGATCGGACACGATCTTCAGGCCGCCGCCCGCATGGCCCAGCTCCGCAACATCCTGCGCGCACTGGCCTGGGACCGCCACGAGGCGCCGGCGGCGGTCGTCGCACGGCTCGACGACGCCATGACCAGCCTGACCGACGTGCCCATGGCCACCATGATCCTCGCCTGTGTCGAGGCACCCGCGGACGGGTCGTGGCGGTTGCGGTGGACGAGCGCCGGGCACCCGCCGCCGCTCCTGCTACCCGCCGCCGGGACGCAGTCCCGCGGCGCGGCACGCTACCTGGAGGCCGGCCAGGGGCTGGTGCTCGGAGCGGGCGGCGATCCCGATCGTCCTAACGGCCTGGAGGACCTGCCGGCCGGTTCGACGCTGCTGCTGTTCACGGACGGTCTCGTGGAAGCCCCGGGCACCGACCTGGGGGCCGGACTGGAGAGGCTGCGCAGCCACGCCATGGGCGTGGTGGGGCTCCCTCTGGAGGAGTTCTGCGACGGGATCCTGCGGGCCGTGCCGCCCGGCAGCACCGACGACACGGCTCTTCTCGCGCTGCGGGTGCCGCCGGAGCGACTCCGGCCGCCGCCAAACCGGACAGGCTCCGCCGGGTCCGGGCTCGCCGACCGACCGGGCCCGCAGGGATGACGGACTCTGACCCCGGACACCGGCGGTGTCCCGCGGGGACTCACGCCGCGCCGTCCTCCTCCTCTTCCTCCTGGTTCCGGGCGGCCTCCTCCTCTTCCATGGCCTCGTCATGGATCTTGACGACCTCGCCGTCGCGGATCTCGCCGCGCCAGCCCTCCGCCTCGTCGTTGGTGAGGGAGACGTAGCGCTGGAAGTTCTTGAAGTCCAGCCGCAGCCGCCGGCCCTGGGCACGCCAGATGTTCCCGGTCTTCTCGAAAAAGCCCGCGGGGTAGTACTCGACCACGAGGACGACGCGGGTCAGGTCCGGAGTGAGTTCGTGGAAGCTGACGGCGCCGCGGGTGCTGCCCTTGGCACCCTCCGAGGTCCACACGATGCGCTCGTCCGGCACCTGCTCCTGCACGGTCGCCTTGAAACTGCGCTTCGACGGCCCGACCTTGACCTTCCAGTCGGTGGTGACCTCGTCGCCCTGCGAGACGCTCTGCACTCCCTTGGCAAAACCACTGAAGTCCTCGTACTTGGTCCAATGGTCGTACGCGGTGCGCACGGGCACGCCGACGTCGAGGGTCTCGATCACGTTCATCGGCTTCTTGCCGGACTTCCGCCCGGGCTTGCCGCCCCCGCCGAAGGCTCCCTTGACCTTGTCGACGACGTTGTCCTTGATGCTCTTCGCCTTCTCACCGAGAAAGGCCTTGATCGGCGACTCGCCCTGCAGGACACGGGCGCCCACCTTCGGCAGCACACCCCCGTTCTCGGCAACCTCCCCGAGCTGACCCATAAGATCGGAGACCTTGTCGCCGGCCTTCTCGACCAGGTGCTCCACCTGGGCCCCGAGATAGTGGACGGCCTCCTCGCGCAGCCGGTCCGTACCCGAGGACTCGTTGGTCTTCTGCGCGGTGTTGGTGTCGGTGTCGGTGTCGGTGTCGGTGTCGGTGTCGGTGTCGGTGTCGGCCATGACCTACCTCCGCCCGGTCGAGCGCGCGGACGGCTTCGCAGCGGTCTTCTTCGCGGCTGTGGTCTTCTTGGCCGCCGTCTTCTTCGCCGGGGCGGCCGCCTTCTTGCCGGGGGCCTTGGCGGCCGCGGTCTTGGACGGGCTCGAGCGGGCCTGTGTCCGCTTGGCCGTCGGGGTGCTCTTCGCCGGAGCTTTCCGGGCTGCCGCCTTCCTCGCCGGGGCGGCGGTGTCCTTGGCCGGCTTCCGCGCGGCCGGCGACTTCGCGGGGGACTTCGCGGCGGTGCGCGAGGCGCGGGGACGCTCGGCGGAGGCGGGAGCGGTGCGCGAGGCGCGGGGGGCGGCGGCTCCTCCGCGTCCTCCGCTTCTCCCTCTTCCTCCTCTGCTTCCTCTTCGCCCTCTTCTTCCTCCGGCTCCTCGGCCTCCTCCTCGAGCTCGTCCTCGGGCGGTCCCTCGCCCTCGGCCAACGGCTCCTCCTCTTCCTGGTCCTCGTCGTCCTGCGGCTTCGGCTTGCCGACGTTCAGCGTGCGCTCGCGCAGAGAGTCCGCGAGTTCGCCGATGCACCTGTTGGCTGCGGCCGCCACCGCGTGCTTGCCGGCTTCGAGCAGTTCACCACGGACCTGCTCGTTCAGTTCGGCGACCTGTGGCACCTCTGCCAGCTTTCTCAGCCCCTCCGTGGCAAGCTGGCGCGGTTCGAGCCCGAACCGCCGACCTGCGAGATAGGTGGCGGCGGCGAACGCCAGACGCCCCTTCTTGACACGCCCCAGCACGTAACCGCCGTCGACGGCGGCAGCAAGGGCGATCTTGGTGGTGTCCCGCATGGGTTGTCCTTTCGGGACCTGCCACTTCTCGGGCAGTCGGCCCGTTCGCGATCGGCTTTCCGCGGCGGGCCGGGCGGCCGGGCTCGGTGTTGCGAGACCGTCTCCGACGACGTGTCAGCCGGCCCCGATCCAACGGGATTTGCGCGCGGTCGGTCGGGCTGTCACGACTTCGACCGAACCGCGGGCAGTCGACATGCTGCATGCACAACCTTCCGTGCGACCTCGGATCGGATATCGCCGAGGCGGGGAGCGGTCCCCAGGCGCCGGTAGGCCCCGCCATCAAGGCCTACGGCCGAATCCGCACCTCAATTAGCCGCAGATCAGCATGATTCGGTCTTATCGGGGCAGGCGCGCTCGCACCGCACGCACGAGATCTCCGAACACCGGAGCAGGCCCCATGGCCCCAGGCCCAGGCATCAAAGGCGAGGCACACCCGCGGCGGCGAGCCGCACCGGCGACGCCCACCGAACGTGCCGACGCCGCCGGTACCCGGCGGTCGGAGGGCGGGACCGCTCGCCGTCCCCGGCGCCGCATCCCGGCATCGCAGGCGATGCGCTACGCCGCCCGGCAGCTCGCGGAACTCCTTTGCCGGACCCCGGAGTCCGTCTCGGCGCTCAGGCCCGCCGACGACGGCTGGCAGGCCGACGTCGAGGTCGTGGAGCTCGAACGCATCCCGGAGACGACCAGTGTGATGGCCAGCTACCGGGTGTCACTCGACGAGGACGGCGAGTTGGTCGCGTACGAGCGGATCCGCCGCTACACCCGCGGACAGATCGACCGGGGGACCTGAGAGCCCGCCGCACTCCGCGGCGCACCTCGACGCAACCGTCTCCCCCCGGCCGGAGGAGGCGGCGAAGGGAGGCACCATGACTGTGGCGCCGCAAAGCCAAGCCGGCGTTTCCCGTGGCGGGAGCACCGGCAGTCTCTACGACATCCTCGAACTGATCCTGGACCGCGGGCTGGTCATCGACGTCTTCATCCGGGTCTCCCTGGTCGGCATCGAGATCCTGAAGATCGACATCCGGATCGTCGTCGCCAGCGTCGACACCTACCTGCGCTTCGCCGAGGCCTGCAACCGCCTGGACCTCGAGGCCGGGCGCAAGGCACCCGCCCAGCTCACCGACATCGTCGGCGAGGTGACCGAGAGCGGAGCGCACGGCAAGAGCAAGGGCGCGCTCTCCAGCGCGGTCGAGGCCGTGGCCGACACCCTCCACCTGGGACGCGACCAGGACGACGAGGAGGAGAAGGAACCCGAACCGAAACGCACCCGGCCGGCCCGCAGGCCCGCCCGCCGCCGCGAGGAGTGACGCGGACGTGTACGTCTGCTCCGTGGTCGCCCGGACACACCCCGCGAACCTCCACAGGCTCACCGGCGTCGGCGAGACCGCCCCCGGGCTGCGACCCGAGCGCCGCGACCTCGTCGCCCACCAGGCGGTCCAGGAGCGGCTGATGAGCGACACAACCGGCCTGCCCATGCGCATCGGGCTCGCCGTTCCCGACGACGACGCCGTCCGGACAGCACTCGCCGCAGAAGTCGCCGACGCGCTGCGACCCTTCGCACGGCAGGACGCCGCCCACCGGCGACACTTCCTCAACGTGTTCTTCCTCGTCCTCAACGTGTTCTTCCTCGTCGGCCGAAACCGCGAGCCGGGCTTCCTCCGGGCGGAGGAGGGCCTGTTCGCCGATCTCGGCGGCGAGGTCGGCGCCCGCCTCCACCGGCCACTGCCCCCGTACAGCTTCGTCCGAGGAGAGACCGCCGTGGGCCTTCTCACCCAGATCCTCACCCTTCCGCTGGCCCCGGTCCGCGGCACCGTGTGGGTGCTGGAACGAATCGTCGAGACCGCGGAGAACGAGTACTACGACCCCGCGCCCGTCGAACGCGAGCTCGCCGAACTAGAGAGCGACCTGCTGGCCGGACGCATCGACGAGGAGACCTTCGACCGGCGCGAGGACGAGCTCCTCGACCGGCTGGACGACATCCGGGCCCACTGGCAGGGGGAGGCCCACTGACCGCGACCACGGCCCGCCCGCAGCACACACCACAGGGAAAGGAGGCCGAGCGCCATGAGCGACCGCATCGCCGACCGCCTCGGCACGCCGCCCTCCCGCTCCGCCCCCGTCCAGGGATCGTCCGCGAGCCTCGCCGACATCCTGGAACGCGTGCTCGACAAGGGCATCGTCATCGCCGGCGACATCCAGATCAACCTCCTCGACATCGAACTGCTCACCATCAAACTGCGTCTGCTGATCGCCTCCGTGGACAAGGCCAAGGAGATGGGCATCGACTGGTGGGAGCACGACCCCTCGCTCTCCTCCCGAGCCGACGACCGCCCCTCGCTCGCGGAGGAGAACGAGCGCCTGCGCGCCGAGATCGAGGCACTGCGCCGGAGCCCCGAGATCCCGTCCGGCGAGGACGCCGAGTCGCGACCGGCCGCGACCGCATCGGGCCCGCCGGCCGGACCAGGTACCCGCCCCACCCGCCGGAGCCGGCCGTGACACCGCACCTCGGCTACACCTACGCGGTCGCACGGCGCGCCGACCCGCTCGCGGCCGCCCTGACCCGGATCGACGGGGTGGCTCGGGCCCCCGTCCACCTCGTCCACGCGACCCGCGATGCCGGGCTGCTCGCCGCCGTGAGCCCGGTGAGCGCCGACGACTTCGGGCAGGAGACGCTCCGACGGCTTCTGGAGACCTCGACCGGCAGGCGGGAAACCACCCGTGCCCACGACCGCGTGGTGGAGGCCGTCGCCGCCTGCACCGCCGTTCTGCCGCTGCGGCTGCGGCTGCGGCTGCGGCTGCGGCTGGCCACCGTCCACCTCGACGAGCGGCGAGTGCGGCAGATGCTCGACGACCGGCACGACGCCCTCGCGGCCCGAACAGCGCGGAGCGGGACCTGATGAAGCTGGTCCTGACCGTCGTCGAACTGCTGCGTCAGTTGATGGAGCGCCAGGCCCTGCGCCGCGTCGAGGCCAGCGGCCTGACCGAGGCGCAGAGGAGGAACCTGGTGCGACGCTGATGGTGCTCCACGACCGCATGGCCGACCTGTGCGCGCAGCACGGTCTGGCACTGGAGGACCTGAGCTTCGACCTCGGCCCGCTCGGCAGCCCCCTCCCGCCGCCCCACTGACCCGCCGACCCGCGTCCGAGGGACCGGCCGGCCCTACGGGTGCCGTGCCCCGGGCTCGCCGTCCCCGGCTCCCTTGCCGCCCCCGGATCCCTTGCCGTGCCCGACGCCTGGTGCCGGCCGGCGTGTGGCTCGGTCTGCCGCCGTCGACGGCTCCCTCCGAAGGTAGATCCGTGCCAGTTCGCGTAGACGGTCCCGGTCGAAGCTGCGGCCGTGGCCGGCGTGGACGACCGACACGTCCAGGTCCGTGAGGAGCTTCATGCTGCGCCGGTGGGCGGGCCGGTCCGACTCGGGGAGGTCGTCGATGAGCCCGTCGCTGTAGACCACGTCCCCGGTGAACAGGCACCGATCAACTCCTCGAGCGCGATGCAGCCGGGTGTGTGGCCGGGCAGATGGATGACCGTCAGCCTGCGGCCCCGAGGTCGATCACCTCCCCGTCCCGGAGGACGCGGGTCACCGCCAGCGGCGGGATGCCGAAGGTCCGGGGGTCGTAGCCGGGCCGGGACACCGCGTGCCAGGACCTCGGCGGCCGCGGCGTGGGCGGCCCGCTCGCGGAACTCGTATGCTCCGCCGACGTGGTCCAGGTGCGCGTGAGTGAGGACGGCCAGCGGATCCCGCTCGAACAACTGCGTTAGCTCCCGGTGCAGTTCGGCGACACCGAGGCCGGCGTCCACGATGACGTCGCGGTCGCCGCCGCGCAGCCACCACAGGTTGCCGCGCAGCAGCGGGTCGACGTGCGGTTCGGTGATCCGGGCGACGCCTCCTCCCAGCTCGTGCACCTCGAACCAGCGATCCGCCGTCGGCACGTCCACCGGGTCCCCTCCGTACGCCACCGGACACGTCGTCACCCACCCTACGCAGCCGGCGACGGCCTCCACCGGCCGGGCTCAGCCCATGCCGAAGAAGTCGTGGACGGGCCGCACCTCGACCGCCACGACGTGGAAGTCGACGACCCGCTCGGCGATCGTGCGCGCCCGCTCCGGGCTCTCGCAGTCGATCACGTAGTAGGCGGTGAGCTGTTCGACGGCCCCGGTGAGCGGGCCCTCCGACGCGGTCGGGCCGTCCTCGCCGCGGCGGAGGGTGGTCGTGTCCACGGGGTAGGCCAGTCCGGCACCGTTCAGGAGCTCACCCGTGTCGACCAGGTCCCGGTGGAGCGCCTTGTGCCGGCCGAAGACCTCGGCCCGCTCCTCGGCGGTCATCGCCGCGGTCGCCGCGGGATCGGCGTACATCAGCACCATGT comes from Streptomyces sp. TLI_235 and encodes:
- a CDS encoding dihydrofolate reductase; this translates as MGLIHIELFATLDLVGQAPGGPDEDPVGFPFGGWQAPLLDEAAGAQVGAAYEGTDALLLGRRTYDIFAAYWPHQEGGEDDQIATLFNSVPKYVASRGRPDLSWAGSVQLGPDLAGAVREVRDRHEHVKVVGSLNLVQTLLREKLFDRLDLWVHPIVLGVGKKVFDGGAVPTNVTLLEPPVASPRGIVYLRYGLADGTPRTGDMSAPDRGAGRNG
- a CDS encoding PAS domain S-box-containing protein; the encoded protein is MAFDPLQGPGDPGDEQQLLSSAFTGLAAGLLLIDAGGRILAANPRAEALLGRPAAAMVGADAHDLLHRGPTGARVPRSQCLLLAVSEQARPAWGETDAFLTGDGRALPVRWSAAPVVHGGRTVGLAVLFADIAGSSAPDGREAARIDLLEDLTERLTLVSAITEVLSETLDVEEAVDLLGPLLVPRLADWVAVDLRTAEGEVRRVAVLGPEGRSSALEAWRGPLPSPTALSRSALVRVLHGAEPVVLGTREMAEPPDAPLAAVQVGFLRALGATSAAVVPLTSAREITGAVTAVRTGPGHPFNEQELALLADIGHRAGVAIDNARLFGEQRDIATAMQHHLLTELPHSPDLQLAARYQPAPAGSRVGGDWYDAFPLRDGATALVIGDVIGHDLQAAARMAQLRNILRALAWDRHEAPAAVVARLDDAMTSLTDVPMATMILACVEAPADGSWRLRWTSAGHPPPLLLPAAGTQSRGAARYLEAGQGLVLGAGGDPDRPNGLEDLPAGSTLLLFTDGLVEAPGTDLGAGLERLRSHAMGVVGLPLEEFCDGILRAVPPGSTDDTALLALRVPPERLRPPPNRTGSAGSGLADRPGPQG
- a CDS encoding polyketide cyclase/dehydrase/lipid transport protein gives rise to the protein MADTDTDTDTDTDTDTDTNTAQKTNESSGTDRLREEAVHYLGAQVEHLVEKAGDKVSDLMGQLGEVAENGGVLPKVGARVLQGESPIKAFLGEKAKSIKDNVVDKVKGAFGGGGKPGRKSGKKPMNVIETLDVGVPVRTAYDHWTKYEDFSGFAKGVQSVSQGDEVTTDWKVKVGPSKRSFKATVQEQVPDERIVWTSEGAKGSTRGAVSFHELTPDLTRVVLVVEYYPAGFFEKTGNIWRAQGRRLRLDFKNFQRYVSLTNDEAEGWRGEIRDGEVVKIHDEAMEEEEAARNQEEEEEDGAA
- a CDS encoding gas vesicle protein GvpO, with the protein product MAPGPGIKGEAHPRRRAAPATPTERADAAGTRRSEGGTARRPRRRIPASQAMRYAARQLAELLCRTPESVSALRPADDGWQADVEVVELERIPETTSVMASYRVSLDEDGELVAYERIRRYTRGQIDRGT
- a CDS encoding gas vesicle protein GvpA/GvpJ/GvpM family, coding for MTVAPQSQAGVSRGGSTGSLYDILELILDRGLVIDVFIRVSLVGIEILKIDIRIVVASVDTYLRFAEACNRLDLEAGRKAPAQLTDIVGEVTESGAHGKSKGALSSAVEAVADTLHLGRDQDDEEEKEPEPKRTRPARRPARRREE
- a CDS encoding gas vesicle protein GvpL/GvpF gives rise to the protein MYVCSVVARTHPANLHRLTGVGETAPGLRPERRDLVAHQAVQERLMSDTTGLPMRIGLAVPDDDAVRTALAAEVADALRPFARQDAAHRRHFLNVFFLVLNVFFLVGRNREPGFLRAEEGLFADLGGEVGARLHRPLPPYSFVRGETAVGLLTQILTLPLAPVRGTVWVLERIVETAENEYYDPAPVERELAELESDLLAGRIDEETFDRREDELLDRLDDIRAHWQGEAH
- a CDS encoding gas vesicle protein GvpA/GvpJ/GvpM family; this encodes MSDRIADRLGTPPSRSAPVQGSSASLADILERVLDKGIVIAGDIQINLLDIELLTIKLRLLIASVDKAKEMGIDWWEHDPSLSSRADDRPSLAEENERLRAEIEALRRSPEIPSGEDAESRPAATASGPPAGPGTRPTRRSRP
- a CDS encoding gas vesicle protein GvpL/GvpF, coding for MTPHLGYTYAVARRADPLAAALTRIDGVARAPVHLVHATRDAGLLAAVSPVSADDFGQETLRRLLETSTGRRETTRAHDRVVEAVAACTAVLPLRLRLRLRLRLATVHLDERRVRQMLDDRHDALAARTARSGT
- a CDS encoding gas vesicle protein GvpK codes for the protein MKLVLTVVELLRQLMERQALRRVEASGLTEAQRRNLVRR
- a CDS encoding gas vesicle protein GvpK, with translation MVLHDRMADLCAQHGLALEDLSFDLGPLGSPLPPPH